taaaaatttttctcctctcagcttaaaaatatacccctcatcttgaaatccctcaAACTCTGGAGAAGAAACCTGCTATCCACCTCATCGACACCCTcagttattttataaacttctattaggttacCCCTCAACATTCTACTCTTTactgaaaaatgtcccagcctatccagcctctccttacgactcaaaccctccacttctGTCAACATTACAGTAaatttttctgaaccttctccagcttaataatattcgtCCCATTaaaggatgaccagaactggacacagtattctagaagaggcttcaccaatgtcttgtataaccgcaacatgacgtcccaactcctatactcccaaggaatgagcaatgaaggcaagcatactaaatgccttcttaaccacccagcctatatgtgatgcaaacttcaaagaattgagcctgagcccctaggtctctctgttctgtaaCACTACCCAAGGACCTACTTTTAATTGTCTAAGTCCTGCCTttgcttgttttaccaaaatgcaatatcttacaTGTATCCAAATTTGGCTCCATCTGCCAGAGCACAACACAAAGAACcgactgatcaagatctctttgtaatcttacataaccttcactgtccactgtgccaccactatcatccacaaacttattaaccatgccttctatcttCTTGTCTaaatcatttttacaaatgacaaaAGTGGACCCAAAGTGAACCCTGTGGAACGCTGCTGGTAGCAGACCCCCTATCTGAGAAACAACTCTCCGCCACCAATCTCCGTGTCCTGGCTTAAGcccattttgtatccaaatgacaAGTTCACCCTGAATTCCATATGGTTATACTCTGCTATTTAGTGTCCCATGCAGAACCTTGGCAAAAGTTTCACCAGAGTCCACGTAAACAATGTattactgctctgccttcatcaatctatttggttacttcctcaaaaaactcaatcaaatttgtgagatgcGATTTCCCTCATATAAAACCATGCTGAATATCCTGAATCATTTCGTGCCTCTCCAAATGGCATATAAATGCTATCTTTCAGAATCTCTTCAACAAATTACCACTACCAAAGTCAGATTCACAGATTGATTTTTGCAAGTTTCACTTTATAtccctttttaaacaaatgcacaacattagccactctgcAGTCACGCAATACCTCAACAGATgataaaaatatttttgcaagAGGCCCTAGAATTTCCTCACTAACTTTACACAAACTCCTGGGATACACGAGATCGGGTTGATGAGAATTATCCAAATTtgtattttctaagacctccagcacttcctcttctgtaatgtgagctattttcaaaacatcagtattAATTCCCTGAGTACTTTAGCCCCCATTTCTTCCACCACAgttaaaaactgacacaaaatattcatttaatatctctgcCATCTCCTGAAATTCAACATAAGGGTGACCTCTTTCACCTTTAAGGGGCCTTACTCTCTCTCcagttgctctcttgctcttaatgtgcTTGTAGAATCTCTCTGGATTATCGTTAACCTTATTTGctaaggctatctcatatcctgTAATAGCCTTCCTGATCTCCCCCTTAGAAATGTTCCTACACTCTTTACACTgatcaagggattcacttgaaccGAATTGTTTATATCCAATATATCTTTTTTATTCttatgtgacaagcccttcatctctgcTATCAATCTTGTTAACGTCCACTGGATCCCGATTCCCCCATGGCCCCACCCAACCTCCCGCAAcatcagcacatctttccttacaGACAAGGCCTGAAACTATTCTCAATGTTCAAATGCAGTGTGAACAGAGCATGTTATGGCTTCAGCAATATTtctctgctcttgttttctcACTGTCTTGAAATGAAAGTCttcattgcatttgcctttctaaccacCAACTAAACCCATAATGTTAACctaaagagaatcctgaactggaaCTCACAactccctttgcacttcagatttctgaagcttttccccattcagaaaatagtctatgcctctaatCTTCCTCACAAAATGTATAACCTCCCActtttccacactgtattacACCTGCCACTTTgaccactctcccagcctgtccaagtccttctgctaCCTTCCTGCTTCCTCAGGATGATGTGATCCTCCACCTATTATTTGCAGGCTTAGCGACAATACCCTCAAATCCTTTGTCCAGATCGCTAATGTACAAcataaatagttgtggtcccaacactgacccctgttgAGCTCTACTAGTCACCAGCTGACATCTGAAAAAGTCCACTTTATTCCAAAattctgtcttctgccagtcagccaggaCAGTACCTTGTAcctaacaccatggactcttaccTTATTTCAGAGTTTCGggtatggcaccttgtcaaatgccttctggaaatccaaacagatcatatccactggctctcctttatcaCTTGTTTGTTACccgctcaaagaattctaataaatttatcaggcatgactcccccttgacaaagttgtgctGACTCATCAAAGCACTCCGTGATCACATTCTTACACTGTCCTGTCACACCATGTTAATGCAAAACTAATTTATTTGACTTTTTTTCTTACACAACATAAAGACTTTGATTTCAATCTTGAATGTGATGAACAGCAAAGTCCAATCGGCATTAAGATGTGCAAACTCTGTGGTGTTTGAACAGGGTTGATGACTGAGTAAATTCCTTCTCCCACATGGAGCAGATGACTGATCTGTCCCCATGAGTGATCTCTCTGCTGTCTCAGCAGGGCCAATGGGTGAGCTCACAGGTTTTTCTCACATGGAGGAGGTAAATGCTTTCTCTCCTGTATGACGTCGCTGGTATACTGAGAGTTGAGATGATCGCCTGAATCCAGTCCCACAACGAAAGCACTTGAAAGGTCTCTCATCAtgtgaacatgttgatgggacatcagttccACAGAACTTCGATAGCACTTCCCACAGACGAGACATTTGAAAGGTCTCTCCTCAATGTGAACACGTTGATGATAAAACAGTCCCCAGGAACTTGTAAAGTGATTCCCACAGTctgagcatttaaaaggtctctcttcAGTGTGAACACTTTGATGGGACTTCAGTTCCACAGAATTCCTGAAGCACTTCCCGCAGTCTGAGCATTTGAAAGGTCTCTCCTCACTGTGGACACGTTGATGACAAGTCAGTCCCCAGGAGCTTGTgtagcacttcccacagtctgggcatttaaaagatCTCTCCgcagtgtgaacttgctgatgtctcagcaggttggacgACCGAGTGAATCCCCTCCCACATTTGGagcagctgaatggtctcttcccagtgtgaacctgctggtgttCCATGAGGTCAGATGATCGCCTGAACCCAGTCCCACAGAGAGAGCACCTGAACGGTCTCTCCTCAGAGTGAACATGCTGGTGGGACATCAGATCCCTGGAGGTTTTGTAGCACTTCCCACAGgttgggcatttaaaaggtctgtcATTAATGTGAGCAAGTTGATGTGACAGCAGGTCCCTGGAACTTTTAAAGCACATCCCACAGtttgggcatttaaaaggtctctcctcCGTGTGAGCACTTTGATGGGCCATTAGGTCCCCAGACGTTTTATAGTATTTTCcacagtctgggcatttaaaaggtttctCGTTAGTATGAGCATGTTGATGGGATGTCAAGTCCTCAGAGGTTTTATAACATTTTCcacagtctgggcatttaaaaggtctctcattaATGTGCGCTAGTTGATGGGATGTCAGGTTCCTGGATGTTTTAAAGTATTTTCCACATTCTGTGCATTGAAATGGTCTCTCCTCATTGTGAACGACCTGGTGTTGCAGCAGGTGAGATGactgaatgaatcccttcccacacactgagcagctgaatggcctgttactgATGTGACTGTGTCGATGAGTTTCAAGCTCTGATGGGGAGATGAATTCCTCCCCACAATAcccacatttccacagtttcTCCCCAGCAtgactgcatttgtggtttgtgaGCTCTGATGATTGGCTGAAGCCTTGTCCACATACAGAACACGTGTACAGTTTCTCTCCAGTATGAACGGAGCtttttccttccatgttcaaaatatGATCACGTTCCACTTGTGATAAAATGGATGACTCCATCAGATCCTGGTGTGATGGTTGGTTTGTAAATCCTCCCCTTCTAATATCCTGTAAAATTGATGTCAAACAAACAACTGAGTGAGAAAGAATCTTTCACAAGACTCTGCATTCTGTGTGAAGATAGCAACTGAAAGAGAAGGGTTTTCAACACCTACAACTTGATCAGAACTTTGTCAGAGTCTTCCAAATACTCAGCTTCCATGACCAAGAAGGGGCAGGAGGTGGATGTGAACACCATCAGCTCCTAATTCCGTCCAGgtcacacactgtcctgacttgtcTAACATCCAAACTTGAAGCAGCAGAAATTTTCTCCACTCAAGTAATGGCAAAACTGAGGCCCTTTGTCTTTAGTCCTCAGCACAAACTCCAGTGCCTACCATTGACTCCATCCTCTTCCCTGGCAACTGTGAGCCTGAACCAAACGTCATTATCATGGTgaaatatttcaccccaagatgaatTTTTAATCATGTATCTCCATCATCACCAAGAATGCGTActtccacctcagcaacatcacCCAACTCCTCCTAgtctctgctcatctgctgctgaaactctaaTTCATGCCTTTGTTCCTTCAGGACTTAACCACCCTAGTATAGTCCTCATTCACCTCTCATGTTCCCCTCTCTACACTTGTCTAACTACCTCTGCCTCTATTAAGAGCTCTGTTTAATGTTTTATTGTTCCTTCCACGGACTGTATCTGAAAGAGGTTTTTACCACTGCCCATTTTCTCAACCATGTGCTGCTGCCTTTGCAGCTTTACCTTCTGATAAGATCACCCACAATGCTCTAAGTGAAGGAGGCGCAGATTATTTACCCAGTAATGTAAtcctgaggtcatccaaaactctgctaccCACTTGTGCATTTGCACCAAGACTTGTTCATTCACCACTCTGTGCTGGTGCAgctaaaattaaaattttaccTCCTTCTATTCTATACTTTCATACTGTCATATCTATCTCTGTAAGGTCCTCCCATGGTttcatggacaattggggctggCCAAGAAATGCTAACTCACGAGCAATTTTAAAAAGGCCCTTTGAGATATCCGCATTATCTCTTATTCCAACCTCCTGTGCATTCCCgattttaattgttccacatTTGGTGTCCTCAACCTTCAGCTACCAAGACCACAAACTGTGAAATCTCCTCACTAAAATTCCCACTCTGTCAACCCCAGTTTTGCCATTTAAACTATTCCTTCAAAACTATATATTTAGCCATAAAGCATTTTGTTACCTCCCTAATATCTTGTTATATGAATGGAATTAAAAGTTACGTTATAATACTCACGAGGAACAGCTTGGAAGTTTCCATTATCTGAAAAGCAGTATAATAACATACATTAATTGTCATTGATCTGAGCAAATATCACAGTCCCTTCATCTTCACTGGGCGAATAACTCCTTACCTAACGGCTTTGAGAGAACTACTAAGGGAAGATAATTGCCTGCAGCAAATGGGCAGGGAATGTATAAACCTCATTTagagagtcaatggaaggaacaTTGAAAAACCTAAGACAGTTACACCCATTATTGGAGACAGAAGAATTTCAACAATGACAGAGAGTTGATCAGGGAGAGCAAGTGATGAACATTGGTTCAGATCTGCAGTAAAGGGGATGCACCCGCCCCAGAGCCCTATCAAGCTTTCATAGATAACTGAGAACAGAATTAGAAGCTGAATTATTTAGGTTACtggttaaaaatattaaaataaattaatcgttttcaactttaaaatcaaatgccacagtctgcagctcaaaagatatcagaaacACTGAGGTATGAGGAAATTCTGAGTTGAGGAAATACCCAGCAACAGGGTGATGTCACTGAATAATTGCCCATGTGTGATAACATCATCCATACGATTACAGGGCATTTCGGTCTGCACAAACATATGATAACCACAAAAGATGTGAAGATCTGTGGAGAGATTTCTCAGAATGGTTCAAGATACGAAGGATATTAGTTTTATGGtcaggctggagaaactcaagttTGTCCTACACAGAGCAAAGGAGAGTTAAGTGAGATTTGACAAGAGTATCTAGTTTTATGGCAGGTTGAGATAAGGTAGATAAAGAGTAGCTGCCCCCCATTAGCTTATAGTAAAAGTGTTAGGGACAAAGATTTAAGATATTGGCCAAGAGTTACTGGGAGATGTATGGGAgaaattttctgttacttttgttttACTTAATACTTGCATTCAAAGGCTAATAATATCCAGTGCTGAATGAATTATGAATAAAGTGGCACACTCAGATCCTAGAATGTCATTTGGTTTGAGTTTCCAATCTGTAAATTCTCTTCTAGCACACTGTTACAGAAGCCATCTCAGTCAGTCCAAGACAGAAATTCAGAAGAGACAAATATTTATGTTACTGGAGTTTGCTGTTTGTAAATCCGCCCCTCCTCACGCCCTGAAAAAGCAGTTTATAAACTCTATCATGTCAGTCCAGGAGAGACATTCACAGCATTCTCCTCCCTTCGCTCAGGATAATCGCACATGCGC
The window above is part of the Stegostoma tigrinum isolate sSteTig4 chromosome 7, sSteTig4.hap1, whole genome shotgun sequence genome. Proteins encoded here:
- the LOC125454341 gene encoding zinc finger protein 501-like, whose amino-acid sequence is MYKETICPRFTKRDKLRLFRSHRPEIMETSKLFLDIRRGGFTNQPSHQDLMESSILSQVERDHILNMEGKSSVHTGEKLYTCSVCGQGFSQSSELTNHKCSHAGEKLWKCGYCGEEFISPSELETHRHSHISNRPFSCSVCGKGFIQSSHLLQHQVVHNEERPFQCTECGKYFKTSRNLTSHQLAHINERPFKCPDCGKCYKTSEDLTSHQHAHTNEKPFKCPDCGKYYKTSGDLMAHQSAHTEERPFKCPNCGMCFKSSRDLLSHQLAHINDRPFKCPTCGKCYKTSRDLMSHQHVHSEERPFRCSLCGTGFRRSSDLMEHQQVHTGKRPFSCSKCGRGFTRSSNLLRHQQVHTAERSFKCPDCGKCYTSSWGLTCHQRVHSEERPFKCSDCGKCFRNSVELKSHQSVHTEERPFKCSDCGNHFTSSWGLFYHQRVHIEERPFKCLVCGKCYRSSVELMSHQHVHMMRDLSSAFVVGLDSGDHLNSQYTSDVIQERKHLPPPCEKNL